AAGATTCTGAAAGGAGCTACTGATAGAAAACTGATAATAATCGACGAACTGGGGGCGTGGAACATCAACCTATGTTGGTTTTGGTAGTTTAACTGCAGTTTATCTTcctttatttgatttttagtGAATATGCTTTATAATGTTGTTAACATTATCTTGTTGACTATATCAGGTCTAGAATGGGCAATATGTGAGCATCTGGTTCAAGTGAAGAAAGCTCATACTCTGTTTGCTACTCACTTTCATGAACTTACTGCCTTGGCTCAAGCAAACTCTTCAGTTCACATGTAACACCGTTGGTATAGAAAACTATTATGTCAGCACGCAAAAGAAATACTGAACAGAATCGAGATATCTAGATCAGTGTTCTGAGACAAAGTAGTATTCTAGTGGTATCAAAAGATTTTGAATTAGAATACAGTTGCCACGAGGGGTTAGGAAGATGTGTTTATATCATCTATTTGATCTTGAATCCATACGAGCAGAGAGAACGTTGTACAAAGCTTCTTTCGACTCCATTTCCACCATGTAGGGACCTGAACAAGCTTCCTTTTCACCTGATTTTCTGTAAAACCAGTGAGATCCCATTAGGAGAAGAGTGCAACGAAGAAGGATGCAGTTGTTTTTCTTGGGAAGAATCActcacttttgtttttaatcagatgTGTTTCCCACTCTGAGAGTAATTTAGAATAGGCGGTAGCAAGTAATGGACAGAACTTCATTTGGATATTCATTATATCAATAACAGTTTGCAGGCCAGCTCTTGAAGGCGTAGTCGCTATAGGCAACTCGTTCTCCGGATTATCATCCATAAGCACTTTTACAGATTAAGCGGGATCATAAATAAACGTTTATCTCCTCCTCAAACATATGAAGATTTAAAAAAACAGATTAAACTTCATCACTGCTATAGCAGAAGAAGATATTAATCAAAGATTGTAACTGGAATTAATGACAAAGGAAAAGCTTTTAAAGCTGCCTCTTGAAAACAAGAGATTATTCAAAAACTGCACGAACACGTACCCGCCCTCGAGAATAACTAGCATCTTCCCGCCGCACAGATCACCTAGCATCTGTGTCATTCGAGAATAACCAGCTGGAGTTACTTGTAAGTAAAGACTAAACTTGATTTCTTTAAACCAAAATTGAACAGAATATCCTCTGATGAAGTGCACAAGACAATACTGACTCCAGAAGTTGTCAATAACAGTGTAAAACTTACATCACAGCATTCTAGTGGGTCTCCTCTAGCTGCATCAAATCCCACTAATACGATGATAAAATCAGGAGAGAACGCAGAAGCTGCAAGGGAACGGCTCCAGTTAGCATTAGACTAAATACAGAAGATTGGTTCACTTCCTAAGCATATTAATCATCAACTGCGCCAGAGACTAGTTTGTGGAAACCAAACTATCTGAAAAAACAAGAGTTCAAATTTCAAACAAACTCGTCAGGAAAAAACAGAACACGACTATGTAATGTACCTATGGGAATAACAACCTGCTGaaaggcatatatatatacattatcaCCAACTCCACCACAACTCCATGGAACATTTACACAATAACCCTCATCACCATTTGTCCCAACCTGCGCAAcgtaataaaaattagaaacttTCAACTCAATAGATGAAAAGATAAAAAGCACAATCTAACACCACGTAATTCAAAATCGACAAGAATCTAGTATATATGGATTTATTTTGGCAACTAAGTATGCTAAGGTACCTCATCAGCAGAAGTTTCCTCCTTCGTGTATGTGCAAAGAAATGTATAATACCTATACAATTGTTTCCTAGTAATTAGtgtataaaaaaatcaattcaaaTCATTCAGACAAGTTGCAGCCTGAAAATCTGAACTGAATCTTATACTCCATGAGAAGACATACATCTAGTTGGGCAAGCTTAAAGATTTGTTTTGCTCGAATATCTCCTGAGTTCCATTTTCATGATGGATATCCTGCAACAGTTGAGAAGCAATTCATAATTCGCCTAAACACATGATGCGGAGAACATGCATTAAGAAGCTTATCAGCGGTTTTACCCAGTCCACAATCAACAGCTGTTGACCTGGCTGCAGATGATCTTCCTAAGATTaagatcaaaataaaaaaagtgaGCATGCTTACAGTGACTGAGGCATGTTAAAAACAAGTTATCCCTACCTCCACAATTCTCTTGGACTTCAGTGAGACCAGTATCTTTGAAAAATGGAGAAGCAAAACATCCATGCCTCAGGATGCCAGATTCCTTGTGGTCACCACATATCTGCAAAAAGGAATCAACTTTAGTTACTGATTCATAGCTAATGCGTATTGTACTGAAACatgaaaaggtaaaaaaaaatgtacataGCAATGGAGCATATCACCAGGGTTGGCCATAGTGCAATTGACACAACACCACTTCACAAACTCAATAGGCGTCGTCCTCTGCTGCAGATGTTCCCAATCACTATCATCctcctcgtcttcttcttcattcagcAATGTCTATGCACCGTAAATATCTTAAAACGTCATCTCTCTTCTTGAAATCCTAACTCTTTTCTTCATTGACAAACACATGAACTGAACCCCAAAACACCATGGCGGACAATACATTGAGAGGAGATCCATTAAAGACTTACGGATGATGAAACACCAGCTGCATTGTTTATGTATCCATTGCTGAACTCATCGAGGTGTTGTTGCCATGTTTTCACTTTGAACCTTCATAAGAGTTCTCGAGGGTTTCTACAACCATTGTTACCTAAGACCATGATtattggtaaaactccaaatgggatccttaaaaaaaatttctttttgttttcttaaaaattttttttttaaaaaaattaaacttattgcgggccgccacgtgtcggtgAGGCCCGCAAACAGTGCAAAAACTCCCCAAAAACATATCcttatttgatgattttggggaatggttttaaaaaattttgtgGGACCCATGCGTCAGTGGGGCCCACATTTTGTCAAAAACCCCTTTTATAATCTTGGGATATATATGCTCTAAGAGCATCAACATCACGGTTTCTAGGATGAAGATTCTAAGAAAAGTAACGATGGTGGCCCCACCAAAAAGATAAAATCGGTCACAAAAGTAGCCAAATAAGAATCGAAGTTTTGCTGTTTCTGGTACTGTTTGCAGGTCCCACTgatacgtggcggcccgcgGTTAGataccttttaatttttattttaaataaaagaaaaataaataaaaaaacccaaaaaaatggTTTAGGGATAATGATGGCCTAAGTAGTCACCGAAACTAGTAACCAGCTGAAAAAAATCTTCACTGTGCATAAATAGAAGTAAAGAAAAATCTTCACGACTATGACGAGCTACCACAGTGGTGCAACATAGTAAAAGAGAGAGACGAAGACGAATGTGATCTAAGATTATTTGTGCTGAATAGTTATTGTTCACTTAGTAAACTAAGCGATGAAGATCCAATAAGAAAGGCCCAAAATCCATTACCGAATAACGAGGCAACTACCGCTAAATCatattcttttacattttttcaaCCGATTTGAAACAGACACCAATCTAGAGAAGCAAACAGGTGATACAAAATCaacataaaacatattataagtAGAAAGTGAACTACCATGTGCAAGTTTATCCTCATTAAAAGTAGAACTTGAAATAATggtaaactataaaattacGGAAGAAGtgaatcattaaaaaaaatcattaaaattctttttaattaaatgtGAGAGGTGATAATTTTATCAGTTTAGACACCATTTGTCATCAGTTTGTTACAAATACCACTTTCGGAAACAATTTTTCATGGACGCTATTACTAGCTTATGCACATTCGGTTTGTGAGAAATTTAGCAgttgaaaatttgaaagaaaaaaaggtcaaaaacatttttttaactttgattTAGTCAAAAACATTTCTGCagctttctttttgtaattgCTCTTGCCCACAGTGTAACGTCAATCTTAGGAGAATAATGCAGACGGTTTTTCCAGTTTCttagtttgtttgtttcttcatgCATCGATAAGATTTGATGCTTATGTTTCTGATACATCATTCAGATTTGTAGCTGATCTTTCGTTTCTATATAATCATTAATCGTTGAATCTCACTTTCTCATGTTTTTGATAATACTCTCTAATTAGATAggtatatgtaatatatttataggTATATGAGAAACGTTGACACGGATTTCTAATTGATTTGTAGCTGTTCTATATGTTTCTTTGGTTCTAGATGGATCTTGTTTCTTATCTGTATAATTAACAACAATAATATTGACACACTCGCATGACCGGTTTCTAGCTATAgataagtaaaatattattacctataaaaaaatttaagaagtAATGTAAATAGacttttaaattgttaaaaataaaaatttaataagtaaTGTACGTAGAGatttttaattgttaaaaataaaatatatttttttgtgaaattgtCTATAGAACAACCGGCTCTCAACAACTCCATAAAATGAGAGAACACCGAAAGAGGTAATATGCAAACTTTTACAAAGAAGAGAAAGGTAAAGATGTAAATATATGAGCTCTCTCTCCTTTTCATACCTCTGTCATTATCTGCATACACTGATACACATATATGTACTACGTACTGTGGTCTGTGGGTGATAACGATCATATCACTCGTGTGAACAAAGAAGCATAGTAATACATTTTCCAATAATGTAGAACTTTCCTTTCTTCTTGTTCCGAACCTTCCCAACTCCTTTTGGTGAAGAAcactccttcttcttctcccattTCTTCACTGCCTCCTCCTTCGACTTCTCCCTCAttctttgttgtgtttccatATAACAcgttttaatttgttattatatgtttaatggTGTAAATAATTGATGCTTGTGTGATGTTTAATGGGTATTTTAAAAGGAAGTGAAGATTCGTTATTTATAGTGGAGTGAGAGCTAGAGAAAGAGATGATGAGAAAGTATTATTCCCCACCACTACTTCGGGACCCTTCAATGAAACACCCCAAAATCAAAGACCACTTGTGGAGTGTGACCGACTAGCTTCCCATCGTGGTTGAAAATACTTGATGTAATGTTTCCATGTCTCCTTTTAGTTCAAAGATTCATCAAGAAAGAATACTATAATTTCCAAAAGAAACGTACGCACTCTGCTGACTCCAGCTATTATGAAACTTGGCTTTTAATCTCTGCAGGtaatctaataatttaattcacGGCGAACTAAGGTAAAGTAAGTCTTCCTTACAAATGTGGACAGCTCACTTTGAGTCAATCACCTGGGACCTCTCAAAGCAAATTGCTCGTAATCATATACTTCTCATCTTTAAACTATCGTACTAGACGCCACTAAAGAATTAATAGAAAAGTAGTAatgtagaatatatatatacagtagaGACTACTTTCTTTCCACGAGTTTTTTGGCCGTGCAGTATTATTGTACGTATAACCTATGTGGATAGgctatgtatattatatatttttgccaaaactaTGTATATTGTATACATTGTTATTGGGTTATTAATTTTTGTGGCGTACGTAAGAATATTAACTTGAGAATAGCCGACGGTCAGATGAAAGTGTGATCTTAATCAAAATGCTTCCAATCACGTTTCTTACTATTTTGGCGGTGCAAATCTACTAGACTGAAACTCGAACTACTTGTTAAATGTTCATATACGGCAACTAGTTTATATGATTGTATAGTGACTAAAATGTTTACAACTACCATACCGCTTAGTCTAGACAAACATGTTATGTAATCATGATTGtgcttttatttttcatatgaaGCATTTGGTGATTCTatcttgtattttaaaattaagatgTTGGTGATTCTTTTTAAACGCGTACGTTTTAGCTGAACCCACTGATGGAAGCTAGAGGAGAAATGAGAGAGATTTGAAAAAGATTTATCAATTTTTACAAGACGACAAAACAGAAAAGAATGTTGAATATGTATATTGACTTGTAAAATTGCATAGCCTCACGATTTTCTAAAATTAGAAACGAGGACGATCACACAAAATACTGTTTTCGGATTGTGTAATCTACCTGTTAGTACTTTAACTTGTCACAAATTTGGGAGAGTTATACCTATAATAAATGATTTTGTGTCTAGTAACACCACCGaaagatttcttttttttctacaacAAGAACTTACTTTGAAGATTCGGATAGTCAAATCGTTGGTACGTAAcatattaccatatttaaatatatattccaAATATTTATGTGTAAGCTTGTTTGTTATATTATTCTTTGTCTTTTGGTATATGTTCAATTTAGTTGAAttgaaaaattagtaaaaacttCTTAAatcattgatatttttatatgtcctatcagatgatcatcttatcaatactggaagaaATTAGTTATCACATTGATTCACTCAAGTTTAAAAAACTTTCCGATTAATTATTGATAATAGATAGCCGAATTGTCAGTTATCGGAATGTTATTTAAAACACAAGCTCAAATTTCCTATATGATTGTGATTTTGTTTCAAGAGTATTTAGACCTGAAAAAAGTGTTGTGCCTACCACTATAGCCACGCggtgaaaaaaaatattgtttcggTTTTAATGTTGAACTAGGTTAAGAgggatgaatattatatataaattatttttaagtattatatattttttacatattatgaaataataaatatatattgaataattaaaaatttagtaactattacgtatataattaaattggtacatatacttaaataaattttatttatccagacaaacaatttttatattttatatgttataaaattaagtttaaatgatatcaacatagatatatagtacatttttaatattggcatctgttaaaaaatattttatactcatattatttttgatcgtttgtatttctttataacaaaaattttaaatcattgataacaataaaaaaaatatgggatgtttaatagttttagtaatttataattttaagaacattcaatgcaaagtttaaaatctaaatattaagttgtcaataattgttcaaaatgtttatgaaaaaaattcaaatcaaattcaaaattaaaatatttatgtattttatatggtatataatttatttttaaaaaatatattaatatgcatatatataatatttattaaatgagacttcctacttatgtaatttcgtaatcatttgtatcttgttataacataaattttaaaccatggatcacaaaaaattcagtgagatttttaacaactttagtcatttatattcatttttaaaaattcaataataacatatacgaaaaaatctaaatttttattatatagttaatgtggttgtttaatttattttaaaatgaattaaaaatgatagagaatcgactgatttttatcaaatctttattattcaaaatcattaattgtcatatatactttagtcacattaggtaattttgtgatttttatttaaggaaacaacgaagaacatttatgattaatttatgcttagtttaataaaaatcttattatatatttatatggaccaacatatttttttaaagattctaagaatgattgtggtgatgacatgtggctacaaaaatatgtcgtaatgcttctcttttaatatataggggataatgaaaattttaatctaACAGAGAATAATCCAAAACGAGTTTTACATCTATTGGGATTATGAATTCAGATTTCTAAGTTTTGTTCAACTAAAAAACTTCTAAAGAGTCAAAATTAGTGGTTTCATTCTCCAGAAAAAGTGGAAAATCACATGggagaattttatatatttccaaaCGTAGGAAGTGGAATGTCTAATCCATCACATCTTTTTCATCATCAATGAGAATGTAGTAAACAAACTTGCTTAGGATCCTATATTAATACACGAAAGGGCAATGTGTAGGGGATGCACCGTGCACGTGAAGTCCATGCAGACAAGACATACCTTGTCTGTTGTGTTGGCTGTTGCactcaaaatttttattttcatttgaaatTAGTATTAAAAACAACTTTAATTGTGAGGCTGAGGGGCTTTTTCCTatctatttgttttttcttgccATACTGGCCTTATAGAAACCCATTTATTTCACGTTTTCGTATTTTTACGGTAACACGATATATCAAGCATAGGAAGTGAAATgtctaatcaaaaaaaaaagaatgtctAATCCATCACATGCTAGCAAATGTTATATACGAAAATAACGGTAGCAATGCTATAAAAGACAGACTTGTTAGAGGATTCATCATGGAGAATAGCAGAAAAAAGTCACAGAAGATATATCATACGATTCACTTCAGTTAATGAATTTATTCTTTAGGAAACCTCTTGAtgcagcatcatcatcatcatcattagcGCCAACATGAGGCATTTGAATCATAACTCCTTTAGCTTatatgttttgggttttggctttattttctttttcataaacTTCCTTTTTACGTAATTTTTATGTTTCCCTTTTCTATTAGGGTTTGTCTAATAGAAGAGCTATATAAATGCAACTAAAGCTGAGATACTAGATAcgtttgattttataataaaaagagCTTTGTTTTTATCCCTTGTTTAGATTCGATTAAATTCATCAAGACAGGAAGTTGGTTTCAATAAGCTATCGAAAGAAACTCTTGATCGATCCAAGAATAGGTttcgaagaaccctaaattcttAGATCGACCGTTCACCCATTTGTACGCTGCGCCAGGTTGGTGTTAGAGCTCTGCTACGCTCCGACACTTTCTCAACCACTACGATGGTTCGTAAAACTTGTTCTCAGCAATACGCTGATGACGATTTAC
The Brassica napus cultivar Da-Ae chromosome A1, Da-Ae, whole genome shotgun sequence DNA segment above includes these coding regions:
- the LOC111200646 gene encoding small polypeptide DEVIL 7-like is translated as METQQRMREKSKEEAVKKWEKKKECSSPKGVGKVRNKKKGKFYIIGKCITMLLCSHE